Proteins encoded together in one Cicer arietinum cultivar CDC Frontier isolate Library 1 chromosome 4, Cicar.CDCFrontier_v2.0, whole genome shotgun sequence window:
- the LOC101501683 gene encoding putative non-specific lipid-transfer protein 14, with the protein MGSYIALRIIGALMLLSSAPFVFAYIECSTVSQLFSSCSIFITYGTPDPIPGSPCCDAMSGLSIISNSGDNKQSVCRCIMGLIQTYNPNATAIGTLPGLCGISLGFILDPNVDCSLYGISSGLGLN; encoded by the coding sequence ATGGGAAGCTACATTGCATTAAGAATAATTGGGGCGTTAATGTTGCTATCCTCAGCCCCATTTGTTTTTGCATATATAGAATGCTCCACAGTCTCTCAACTGTTTTCTTCATGCTCAATCTTCATCACTTATGGTACCCCAGACCCAATTCCAGGGTCCCCTTGTTGTGATGCAATGTCTGGGTTGAGTATAATTTCTAATTCAGGTGATAATAAGCAATCTGTTTGTAGATGCATAATGGGCCTCATTCAAACTTACAACCCAAATGCTACAGCTATAGGTACCTTGCCAGGTTTATGTGGTATCTCTTTGGGCTTCATACTTGACCCCAATGTAGACTGTAGTTTATATGGAATTTCTTCTGGGCTTGGCCTTAACTAA